One region of Solanum pennellii chromosome 6, SPENNV200 genomic DNA includes:
- the LOC107021951 gene encoding S-norcoclaurine synthase-like, translating into MFGTISEEIEVHVPANEAWKIYGTIQLAHIVVKELPNIVHNVDILEGDGGVDSVLRVTFPPGTPLLTSHKEKFVVIDDDKRVKIAQVVEGGLLDLGFTLYKVKFEVIEKGKETCITKSTIEYEVKEEAIANASFVSIQPFVAIMNVVAKCLTQGKDGQAST; encoded by the coding sequence ATGTTTGGAACAATTTCTGAAGAGATTGAAGTTCATGTGCCAGCAAATGAAGCTTGGAAAATCTATGGCACTATTCAACTAGCACATATTGTAGTTAAAGAGCTTCCGAATATCGTTCATAACGTCGATATACTTGAAGGTGATGGTGGTGTTGATTCAGTCCTCAGAGTAACATTTCCACCAGGAACACCACTTTTGACATCTCACAAAGAGAAAtttgttgttattgatgatgataagAGGGTGAAAATAGCTCAAGTGGTGGAAGGTGGACTTCTTGATCTTGgatttacactttataaagttaagtttgaagtCATAGAGAAAGGTAAAGAAACATgtatcacaaaatcaacaattgAGTATGAAGTCAAGGAAGAAGCAATAGCTAATGCCTCATTTGTTAGTATTCAACCCTTTGTGGCCATAATGAATGTGGTTGCAAAGTGTCTAACTCAAGGCAAAGATGGTCAAGCTTCCACCTAA
- the LOC107021377 gene encoding E3 ubiquitin-protein ligase RNF4, whose translation MSSQESSAQPIRRTRSQSRRNTVLNVDLNAAPPAENRIQEGDPIHVVSGDTPQGRRGASLTAGAIDVEALDDDVIISSPRAFAAAKNNSRRNQGRVIVLDVDSEDRASRGNSRNRHRRVSTNQATNNGDNHIDLEGHSCPKRVDLRSAIPAPPKEPTFSCPVCMGPLVEEMSTKCGHIFCKACIKASIAAQGKCPTCRRKLAVKDTIRVYLPATN comes from the exons ATGAGTTCCCAAGAAAGTAGTGCACAACCAATTAGGCGTACAAGGTCCCAGTCGAGAAGAAATACTGTTCTAAATGTGGATCTAAATGCTGCACCGCCAGCTGAGAACAGAATTCAGGAAGGAGATCCTATTCATGTTGTGTCTGGGGATACACCACAAGGACGAAGAGGTGCCTCTTTGACAGCTGGAGCAATTGATGTTGAGGCacttgatgatgatgtgatTATATCATCCCCTAGGGCGTTTGCAGCA GCTAAGAACAACTCCAGAAGGAATCAAGGACGGGTTATTGTGCTTGATGTGGATTCTG AGGACCGTGCTTCTAGGGGTAACAGTCGCAACAGGCATAGAAGAGTCTCTACAAATCAAGCAACAAACAATGGTGATAATCACATAGACCTAGAAGGACATAGCTGCCCAAAG AGAGTTGATCTTAGAAGTGCAATACCAGCACCACCAAAAGAGCCTACATTCAGCTGTCCAGTGTGCATGGGTCCATTAGTTGAGGAGATGTCAACGAAATGTGGTCACATTTTCTGCAAGGCGTGCATTAAAGCATCCATTGCTGCTCAGGGAAAATGTCCTACGTGTAGGAGGAAACTGGCCGTGAAAGACACCATAAGAGTATATCTTCCTGCCACAAATTAA